The DNA window GGTGACGCGGTTTCTCGACGAGGCGATCACCGATCTCGACGAGTTGTGGGGTCGATGGTTCGCCGAATTGCAGTGGGGCGACGCAACACCCGGGCGGGTCCTGATCCAACCGGGAACCGCCTTCACCTCCCGATGTGTCGACGACGACGGGAATCCGCACGTCGTTCCCTCGGACGAGCCCAATGCGTACTTCTGCACGCGCGATTCGGCCCCCAACGGTGCCGGGGTGACCCGCATCGGGTCGGTGGTCCTGCCCGTGCAGACCTTCGTCAACTTCTGGCACGGCGAGATCGTCGGCCGGCCTGCCCAGCTCGGTTCCGGGGAATTCGCTGCCGCGATGGTCGCCGCGCATGAGTACGGCCACAACGTGATGTTCCGGATCGTGCAGCGCGGAAACCTCTCGGAGAGCCGAGAGACGCACGGCGACAACACCGAACTGCTCGCGGACTGCTTCGCCGGCAATTGGGCGGCCACTGCACTGCGTGCGCACCTGTTGCGGCCCGACGATCTGCGCCAGGCCGTGTCACTCATCGAGGCGATCGGTGATCCGATGCCGGGCCAGGGACACGGCACCTCGACGCAGCGGGGGCTGGCGATCCAGCGGGGCTTCGGCCTGCCCGGCCGGCCGGGCCAGCCCATCGATTGCCTCACCCAGTACTGGCCGGAGGTTTTCGGCAGTTGATCCGCCGGGACTCTTGGTAAGTTCTTGCCATGAATCCTGCGGGGCGAACGCCCATCACGCGCTGGTTGGTGGTTGTGGTCGCGGTCGTGTCGATGGCCCTGATGGCCGGATGTTCCGGGTCGACCTCCGACGACAACGCGGACCGGTCGTCGACCGGCACGGCGTCCTCGACGCGAAGCGGCCAACCGTCGGGATCGAGTACCACCTCCACTCCCACCGATCCGGGCACGTGCACAGTGACCGCGTGCCCCAAACTCCCCACACCGTCGGCGGAGGTGATGAAGAGCGGCGTCACCGACAGCAACGCCGACACCGCCGTCCCCGCCTATCTCACCGGTCTGTTCAACGATCTCGACCAGACGTGGGGTGGGTGGTTCGGCGAACTCGATTGGGGCAGCCCGGATCCGGGCCGCAAGCTGATCGAGCCGGGCACCACCTTCCGCACCGAGTGCATCGACGACGAGAGCGAGGCGCAGATCCCGTCGAACCTGGCGAATGCCTTCTTCTGCCCGGTGGACGTGGCGCCCAACGGATCCGGCCAACCCGCCAAGGGCACCGTCGTGCTGCCGGTGCAGACCTTCCAGAAGATCTGGCAGGGCAACGTCTTCGGCGTCCCGTCACCCTTCGTCGGTGACTTCACCGCGGCGATCGTGGTGGCCCACGAATACGGACACAACATCGTCTACCGGATCGCCGACGTACTCGACATCCCGGAGAGCCAGGAACCACGCGGCAACAACAGCGAGCTGATCGCCGACTGTCTCGCCGGAAACTGGGCGGCCACCGTGTTTCAGCGAGATGCATTGTCGCCCAAGGATATTCTGCAGGTCGCGGCGTTGTTGCCGATCATCGGTGATCCGGGACCCAATCAGGGCCACGGCACCATCACCGAGCGGGCGAGGGCGCTGACCGTCGGATTGACGGGGCCGCAACTCAACCGGCAGGGTCAGCCAGTGGATTGTCTGTCCCGATACTGGCCGGAGAAGTTCGGGTCCTGAACCGGGCACGGGATCGGTGCCGAGCACCGGCGGAGACGCCCGCGGCGGCGACCTCAGTGCCAGAAATCGGTGACGCTCAGACCGACTCGCTCGATCAGCCCACGGACCAGCGGAAGCCCGATCCCGATCACCGACGACGGATCGCCGTCGATCCCGGCCACCAGCCAACCACCGAGCCCGTCGAGGGTGAACGCCCCGGCCACACCCAGCGGTTCACCGCTGGCCACATACTGCCGGATCACCTCGTCGGTGGCGTCGGCGAAACGCACCGTCGTCGACGATGTGCCCGTGGCGTGGGCGCCGGAGCCGCCGTCGAGTCGCATCAAGTGATGGCCGGTCAGCAGATCCGCTTGCGCACCACGCATCTCGCGCCACTGTTCCAGCGCGCGCTCGGGGGTATGCGGTTTGCCCAGGAGCCGATCCCCGAGGTGCAGCATCGAATCGCAACCGATCAGCACCACCGGCGCGGACCGGTCGGCGAGCGCAGCGATCTCCGGGGTTGCCGCGACGGATTCGGCCTTGGCCCGTGCCAGCGCCGACACCACCTCGGTCGCCGGGGTGGCGGCGGGCAGGGCGTCGAGGATCGCATCCTCGTCGACGTCGGAAACCTGCACCACGGGGTCGACGCCGGCAGCCCGCAACACCCGCAGCCGTGCGGGGGAGGCCGACGCCAGCACGAACACCGGTCCGTCCGGGGACACCGTGGTCAGTAGCGCAGGTTGGTGAAACTCGACGGCGAACCCCACTGCGGACGGAGCCGATCGATCGCGCGGCCCCATTCGTTGCGCGGCTCCGGTGAGGTGTTGCCCGAGCCGGCCGCCGCCCCGGCGATGAGGGCCGTCAGCACGGCGATCTCCTCGTCGGACGGGTTACCCCGGATGATCTGCAGGAACGGCCGCTTCTCGTCGCTCACGGCCGCATTCTCGTCGCCGGCGCTCACAGCGGGATGTTCCCGTGCTTCTTGGGCGGCAGGGTGACCATCTTGCGTTCGAGGAGCTTGAGCGCGGTCGCCACCTGACCCCGGGTGTGGCTGGGTGGGATGACGGCGTCGACATAGCCGCGTTCGGCCGCCACATACGGGTTCACCAGAGTGTCCTCGTACTCCTGCTGCAGTTCGAGGCGCAAGCTGTCGACGTCTTCGCCGTTTGCCGCCGCGTCCTTGAGCCGGCCGCGGTAGACGAAGCCGACGGCGCCGGAGGCACCCATGACCGCGATCTGGGCGGTCGGCCAGGCCAGGTTCACATCGGCACCCATGTGCTTGGAACCCATGACGTCATAGGCGCCGCCGTAGGCCTTGCGGGTGATGATGGTGATCTTGCCGACCGTGGCCTCGCCGTAGGCGTAGAGCAGCTTCGCACCGCGGCGGATGATGCCGTTGTATTCCTGGTCGGTGCCCGGCAGGAAGCCGGGTACGTCCACCAGGGTGACGATCGGGATGTTGAAGGCGTCGCAGGTCCGGACGAAGCGGGCCGCCTTCTCCGAGGCGTTGATGTCGAGACAGCCGGCGAACTGGGTCGGCTGATTGGCGACGATCCCGACGCTGCGGCCGTCCACCCGGCCGAAACCGACGATGATGTTGGTCGCGTACTCCGCCTGCACCTCGAGGAACTCGTCGTCGTCGAGAATCCGGCGGATGACCTCGTGCATGTCGTACGGCTGGTTCGGCGAATCCGGGATCAGCGTGTCGAGTTCGAGGTCCTCCTCGGTGAGGGTGTCCTCG is part of the Gordonia bronchialis DSM 43247 genome and encodes:
- a CDS encoding neutral zinc metallopeptidase, which translates into the protein MRGQVTPENADAVRVTRFLDEAITDLDELWGRWFAELQWGDATPGRVLIQPGTAFTSRCVDDDGNPHVVPSDEPNAYFCTRDSAPNGAGVTRIGSVVLPVQTFVNFWHGEIVGRPAQLGSGEFAAAMVAAHEYGHNVMFRIVQRGNLSESRETHGDNTELLADCFAGNWAATALRAHLLRPDDLRQAVSLIEAIGDPMPGQGHGTSTQRGLAIQRGFGLPGRPGQPIDCLTQYWPEVFGS
- a CDS encoding neutral zinc metallopeptidase, whose protein sequence is MNPAGRTPITRWLVVVVAVVSMALMAGCSGSTSDDNADRSSTGTASSTRSGQPSGSSTTSTPTDPGTCTVTACPKLPTPSAEVMKSGVTDSNADTAVPAYLTGLFNDLDQTWGGWFGELDWGSPDPGRKLIEPGTTFRTECIDDESEAQIPSNLANAFFCPVDVAPNGSGQPAKGTVVLPVQTFQKIWQGNVFGVPSPFVGDFTAAIVVAHEYGHNIVYRIADVLDIPESQEPRGNNSELIADCLAGNWAATVFQRDALSPKDILQVAALLPIIGDPGPNQGHGTITERARALTVGLTGPQLNRQGQPVDCLSRYWPEKFGS
- a CDS encoding Maf family protein — encoded protein: MSPDGPVFVLASASPARLRVLRAAGVDPVVQVSDVDEDAILDALPAATPATEVVSALARAKAESVAATPEIAALADRSAPVVLIGCDSMLHLGDRLLGKPHTPERALEQWREMRGAQADLLTGHHLMRLDGGSGAHATGTSSTTVRFADATDEVIRQYVASGEPLGVAGAFTLDGLGGWLVAGIDGDPSSVIGIGLPLVRGLIERVGLSVTDFWH
- a CDS encoding acyl-CoA carboxylase subunit epsilon, producing the protein MSDEKRPFLQIIRGNPSDEEIAVLTALIAGAAAGSGNTSPEPRNEWGRAIDRLRPQWGSPSSFTNLRY